One Astyanax mexicanus isolate ESR-SI-001 chromosome 3, AstMex3_surface, whole genome shotgun sequence genomic region harbors:
- the bet1 gene encoding BET1 homolog has protein sequence MRRAGLGEGAPQGNYVASGYSVYEEENEHLQEGLRAKVNALKHLSIDIGNEVKHQNKMLGEMDTDFDSTGGLLGATMGRLKLLSRGSQTKIYCYMLLFALFVFVILYWVIKLR, from the exons ATGAGGCGAGCAGGGCTGG GTGAGGGAGCCCCACAAGGAAACTATGTCGCAAGTGGGTACAGTGTTTATGAGGAGGAGAACGAACATTTACAGGAAGGTCTTAGAGCAAAAGTAAATGCACTGAAGCAT CTATCAATTGACATTGGAAATGAAGTCAAACACCAGAATAAAATGTTGGGAGAGATG GACACAGATTTTGACTCCACTGGCGGTTTGCTGGGAGCCACCATGGGCAGACTGAAGCTGCTTTCCAGAGGAAGCCAAACCAAAATCTACTGCTACATGCTGCTGTTTGCTCTCTTTGTCTTCGTAATCCTTTACTGGGTGATCAAACTGAGGTGA